The genomic window AAATGGAAAGGACAGTGCAACTATTAGTGCATCTGTAATCGTGATAGTTCAATATATCGAACGTGACCGGACTTAGAGTGCTGAATTGGGCATCACGCAGAATCTAAGCCTggccgcccccagcccccctgatatctgaggacaagctggaatgcacgggggtttattttctgccaaacttcgTTACGCTTTAACGCAACAGTCACCTTGTCACCATCACTGTGTCACAGTCACCGTGTCTgtcaccagcaccagcaccgtGTCACCATCTCCGGCACCATGACACCATCACTGTGTCACCGTCACCATGTCACCGTCACAGTCACCGTGTAACCATCACTGTGTCACTGTCACCGTCACCATCGCTGTGTCACTGTCACCATGTCATCATCACCATCGCTCTGTCACCGTCACCATGTCACCATTGCAACGTCACCATTGCAATGTCACCGACCCCACCATGCGGTACTTGGCCCTCTGGGAATGGGACACCATCAGTGTCAGTgtgtcaccaccaccacctcacAGTACCCATCCTGCTGATGGATGGCGGCACTGTCACCGTGCCACCCTCAACCGCGTCACTGTcaaccatcaccaccaccacccgcgGTACTCGCCCTGCTGCCGAGTATGTTCGAGTATGGCTGGGGGCTGGTGCGGAGCCCCTACGGGCAGGACGTGGCCTGGGGGGTGTCCCTGCTGCaaggtgggggggagaggggggggacatggggacagagATGGGAAGGGGAGACATGGGGGGGGCCCTACGGCAAGGCAGGATTTGACCGTCCTCTCTCCAGCGCTGAGGCAGGCATTGGGAAAGCACGGGGCTTGCCCCTGCATCAGCACCTTCATCTCACTCAGAGATGGGGATACAGCACTGACCTTCTGGCACCAGGAATTCTCAGATAGGCGGAACGATCCCCCGTccatccagcgctgcaataaagaacgcctgctttctaaaacgCCAAAATTGAGCCTCTAGAGAGTTTCTGAAGTGCCGACTTAACGGTAGCAGTGTCAGTTAATCCCAGGAGCCACAGGCCCTGTACCTGCTGCCATCGCCTCCTCTCCATCAACTGTTTTCCAGTCTCTTCCACCTCAGCCCAGCTCAGATACTCAGGGCTGACTGGGGGCTGGCGACCCTCGGGGCAGCCGCGGGAACCGCTCCCACCTTGGTTGTGGGGTTGTCCCTGGGGCTGAGCACTCGGGCCCAGGGCTGGCGACCACGGAAGGGCCCGTGGGCCGTGAGGAATCCAGGTCCCCCCCAGACCCGTCCGCGCTGGGGGGAGATACCTGCCCCTGCGCCTGGTCCTGGTCTtatccctatccctatccctatccctatccctatccctatccccctcctcgccccggctgcccccagcccatCTCTCCTCCATTTCTCCTCAGGCTGCTCAGCCTCCCGCCCCCTCTATCTGGGACTGACAGGCCGCCTCCGGCTccgctgattggctcagccgTGGCCAATGGCGCAGCTGTTGCCAGGCCGGCAGGGGCAGCCGaggcctctcctcacagagctgCCCCCCGCCGCTGGCGAAGATGGACGGATGGATCCACGGAGTGATGCCCGCGACTTTTGCTGGGAATGCTGTCCCGGAGCCCGGCCACAACTAGGGCCGTGCCTTCCCCACCCCGCTCTCCCCCGCCGTGTTAGGTCTCCTTGTTGCCACCAGCTGGTTCCCAAGGCTGGGCCCGGCCCGCTCTCCTGGAAGCCAGGGCTGCGGCCTTGGCTTTTcgccctgctccctcccctcgGCATCCTCAGCTCCACCACCTCAGGGTCACCGCAGCCAAGGCTGCTGCCGACTTTCAAATCCCCAAACAGTTCCTCCTTGTTCACCAGCgccaggtccagcagagcacctctccttctgggttcctccctcagcagcaccaggtccagcagagcacctctccttctgggttcctccctctcctctgggtTCCTCCAGCACCCGCACctggtccagcagagcacctctccttctgggttcctccatctcctctgggTTCCTCCATCTCCTTCTGGGTTCCTCCATCACCCGCACctggtccagcagagcacctctccttctgggttcctccttctccttcttggTTCCTCCATCACCCGTGCCAGGAACTGCACTCTAGAAGCCTCCTAGATTGCCTGAGCCCTGCTGGACCGTCCTTCCAGCAGGTACCAGGGTGGTTCAggtcccccatgaggaccagggcctgTGAACGTCAGGCTTCCTTCTTCACTTGTTTGAAGAAGACCTCGGCTACATCTTCCTCCTGAACAGGAGGTCTCTAGCAGAGCCCTGCTAACACGGCAGCCACCTTGGTCTGTCTGCTGACCCTGACCCACAGGCTGGCTCCTGTCCCACCCCAAGCAGGAGGCAAGTCCACCTCCTCGCCTTCCCAGCCGGTCCTTCCCGACGAGCCCGCGTCCCTCCACCGCAGCCTTCCCACGGTGCCATCTACCCACCACACCTCCGTGGTCCCAGCGTGGTCACAGCCCTGTAATCCCACGCAGACTCTGGCCCTGCGAGTGGTTCTCCACGCTGCGTGCGGGAGCGTGCAGGCGCTTCAGGGAAGCACCAGCTGTGCTGGTGTCCCCGGGAAGGGGGCGAGAGCCTCCTCCATCGTGCTGCCTCTGTGTCGGGATGTGCGGGAGAGGGGCTGCACGTGTTCGCGCTGTGGGGTATGCGTGGACTTTACTCCCTCCTGCCCCTACGAGCCCTTCTGGGATCACGCACGGCGGGGTGTAACCCCTTTAGACCATCACCAGGCACAGACCAGTCAGTCCAGCTGGGAACAGCCCCAGAGccctttattttgtatttttaggtgGATCTGAGAAGCTGAGAAGCCTCCCAGCCCCTTTTTGCTAACAGCCACTGCTACAGCCGCCGCCTCCGGCACCTTCTCCTCCGCTGCGGTACCAGCATCGCGTGctagggaggaagaaagaaagccTGTGACCGTATGgacagggagaaggcagagaaatcCTGCAGGTGTCGCTCAGGCCACCGGTGATGGGATCTGCTTGCGACGAAGCCTCAAGTTGTCTGTGAAGAGGGGGAGGCCCCTGATGCCCGAGGCCATGAGAAGGTCCCAGGTGCAGCTGATGAGCCGGGGGCTGAGTCAAGTGGGGCAGAGACCTTGGGGGTCCCCTACAGGGGTCCCCCTCGGGGCAAGGTGTCTTGGGGCAGGACTCTGCGAGGGAAGGACGTGCTCTCTGGTTTGGAACGGGGAGAGACAGCCATCGGAGGGACCCCTCTGTATCTACAGACTCCCGAGGGGTGCTTGCGCTCCTCTTTAATTAGGACATAAGCAGAGTCTTCGCCTACGTCTCAGGACGACGGGTGACGCCATCCAGGCCCCAAAGTCGCCTGCTGCGGGTCCTATACTGCACGGCGGTGACTGGTGGAACGACCGACTGTCACTCCCTGCTGTACCACTCAGGGCTGGGCTCACACCACCAGATCCCACAGCTCCAGCTTCCCACCTGGCTCCCGCTTCCCAGATTGCCTTCATTGCAAGGCTGCCCTGCAGTCTGATGGAGCGAGCGAGTATTGCGCATGCTTTTGAACCGCCCCCAGCAGGCAGGATGCCTTGGCATGGGCTGCGTCAAACAGCCGTCCGTGCTCCTGGGATGCAGCCGTCGCCTTGGgctgcaggttcccctcttGCTGCTCTCCCTGATGATCCACACCCCGGCTCCGAACCTCTCCGCTCGTGTGCCGGTGGTAGTTGACCAGCACCTTCACGGCCTGCGTCCCTCTTCCCGGGCCACTTGCTCTCCCCGGACGCCTGCTGCAGCTCCGCCATCCTGCGCGGGCTTCTGTCCAACTTGCCGAGAGGGGACGGAGCCGTCGTCGTCTGCTGCCGCATCCTGCGACTCTCCTGCTTGGCTTCTCACACGGAAGCAGAGCGCCGACTCCCGGCGCCGACGTCCTCTCATCACGACGTGCCCGTCTGCAGGCTGCTGCACCGTGCAGCCCTGGCGAGGGCCAGATCCCGCCGGCAGCCGGGCCATGGATCGGCGGGTTCCTGGCCACGCTGGCCAACGCCTCCGTGCAGTCAGGCATGGTATTCTGTGCTCCCGCTGACCTCCACCCCTCCTTCTGCGATTTTTGGCTCCTCCACCGGCTCCATTTACTCTGTCTCCATCGATGATAGAGCTGTCCCCTACCTCTGGCCACTGGCAAGTGGGGCAGCACAGGAGTCTTTCCTGGGCCCTGCGCAAGAAGGTGCGCTTTTATAAGGTGACCCGGAGGACGCAACCGTCATCACGTCTGTTGGATTCTTTCTCCTCAACTGTCGTCGTTCTGGGGACTCGCCTGTGCTATTCAGCCCACGGCGAGAGGTCACGCCGAGCGGCTGTGTTTCTGGCTGCACCCTGGAGAGAAGCTGCCCGCGTGCACTGAAATTGGGGTGCCGAGGCGGGCTGTGTCCTCGGGGGCAAGCCTGTGCCTGCGGGACGCTCGGCCGTGGGGTGAGAGCGTGTGGGGAAGGGCCGGACTGCTTTCACGGGGCAGCGTTTAGCTGCGGTCAGGTGAAACGGTGCTGTCAGAGCTCTCTGCCTTGCTTGCGCTGTTGATCTCGCTGCTCTCCCCTCGACCTCGTCTTGCAAGGTTTGGCTGAGGCACAGACACAAAATGGAGACGGCCGATCGTCCTCACCCTCGCGCACCCCCTCTCGCCACAGCTGAAGCGAACAGACCAGACCTTTGCGGGTGTGTTGTTTTATTGCAGAGATAGTAGAGGAGTTGTGTAGAGGGAATGGCGGAGTCCAAAAGTGGGAGCAGGTGCCTGGGGCTTGGTCAGCGTCACCTGGTAGGGGAAAAGcgagaagaaaaaaggtgacCGTGGTGCCTTGTTCGCAAGAAGACTTTTGTCTTCGGCGAAGGCCGTCTGGCATAACAAGTTGATGGCCGCGCATTTGCCGTTTGCCGTGCACTGCTGTGTGCGTGCCTGGGCACCTTTAGCTACCTCCCCCTGTGCCAGTGGCGCACTTGATGGAAACCTCCTGTGTGATCAGGACATTTCTAATGGTCTGCTGCTGTTACTGATTggcatttctccctttttggaGAGGCATataaaggcaagagaaaaaaaaagagtttaggGGCAGGTAAAATCCATCCCTCGAGTGTTTTCAGAAGGCCGCTCAAAGCAAAGAGCTTGTGTCTGACGCAAAACGGAGCGACGTGCCCACTCCGTCTGGCAGGGCAAGCTCATggctggagctgagctggcACTGGCACTTGCTCCAAGTCCAGAGCCCTTCTAGCTCCAGCCAGACTTTGCTAGatgcccctgccctcccagctGATCCCCCCTGCATGAGAAAGGTCTGCTCTTGGCTCTGCTTGTCCCTTCTGCAGCAGCGTGTCCTCCTGCGGAGCTTGTAATGTGCGAGCATGTGTCAGCATTGAGCGTCTGAGCTAGTGCAGAGGCAAAGATGTGTTCTTTGGCCTCCCTCTGCTCGGCTTTGGGCCAAGGCAAGGGAGCAGGCCTGCTGCCCTGCGGTTTGTCACTCCAGTAAGGTGGTCTGGAGTTCTGAGAAGCCCCGTTGGAAGGGGGAGATGCTGAAGGGCTGGTTGTTGCaaagcaggggaggagaggcgGGCAGGCTGCCTTACCTTTCCCGGGCAGTAGTCTGCCGGTCCTGGCTTCACTCTTGTGTCGCCTCCAATTCCACTTCTGCTTCCCATCGTGTACGCGGGAGCCCTGTTTTTGTAGGTGTCCACTTCCACCTTGGGGAATGCAGCAGGACCTGGCGTCTGTAAGAGAGGCAGGGAGGTTGTTGGGTacaaaaggcagcaaacaagaacaacaaaagtTGATTCTTGCCGGGTGCCCACGCGGGCTGCGCTAGTTGAGCTGGCTGGCCAGAGAAGTGGCGTGAGAGGCATGGAGCGATTGGAACAAGGGCCCCTCCTGTTCCCCTGCAGAGAGGCAGATTTcgcagaggagagggagattCCCATTAGTGCCGATGAGTTTTGCCCCACCAAAACTGCTAGTGTTGGAAAGCGAGGGACTGTGGGTGTCGGCGTTGCTCTTGGCAGCAGGATAGCCACGGGACCCACGGCTTCTGGGGTTTTGCTGCTGGTGCAGGGAAGTGGGCGCGaagagaggctgcagcaggcGTCGGGGCCCTTCGGCCCTGAGGAGAGCAGCTGCGAGACAGCAGAGAAGCGTAGCTCACCTTGGCGAGGTCTTCAGCAAAGCCGTTGTGCTTACTCTTCCCTTTCATGGAGTAGCAGGGGCTGGCGTGGGTGTAGGCTGTGTTGGGTCCCACCAGCCTGGGCAGGGTGTAGGTGCCAGGACCTGGAAGGGGAACGGGAAGAGAGCGTGTGTGAGTCCGGCGGGGAGAGGAGCAGCGCCTGGCTGGGACAGAAGCAGCCTGCCAAGCCTGCTGCGAGGAGCTTGAAGGATGTCTCGCCCTTCTCCCAACGCCTCCGTCTTTTGTCGCACGCGGCGTGTGCCGGCAGCTCCAAGCCCGAGTTGCCGGTTCTTTTGTGGGATGGGAGAAGCTGGTGCTCCGGGACATCAAGCAAGCTTGTCAAGAGACCCTTGCGCCCCGCTGCGTAGGCTTTTCGCTAGGCCTGTCAAAAAAGCTGCCCGGCAGGTTTTCCCTGGAGGACACGCGGGCTGCAAGCGTGTGTATTTCCCCGAGTTCCCTTACCTGGAGTTTCGTTGGTTTTGACGGCCTTGTGCCGGAAGGCCATGGACGGCGCCGGCGCGCATTTGTAGAGGTGTTGGTTGGCCTTGTCGGTGGAGTAGTCACCTagggagaagcagagaaaagcagggaagCTGGGCTCTCTTCCTTAAGCCAAAGAGGAAGGGTCAGGAGGAGGTGCTCAGCCATGGTTGCCTTCTGTCTGGAAACCTCTGAAGCTCCTTCGGGACGCGAGCTGATGGTGTTGTGCCCCGGTAGCACAGGGCAAAACGGCAGGCGTGCTTGTGTCGCCTGGAAGAAGTGCTGGAGAAACGGTACTCACTTGGTCCAGGGGTGACCTCGGTCGTTATCTTGGGAAGTCCGCCCATGTGCTGTGCCGGAGCCACGTACTTCCCGTTCCTGGTGATGGAGGGCTGGACGTAGTACCGAGGGCCCGGAGAGCAACTGTCTGTGCCGGGAGGTTTGGCCCTTTGAAAAGTGTACGCAGGGGCTTTGGCTTTGGTGGGATTGTGAACCAGGTAACCTAGGAAGAAAAGCCTGTGAAAGGACACCTGCCTGCAACTCCATATTCAAAGCTAGTTTCTAAGTGGAGTAGCTGGAGTTGCCGGCCTCAAGAATTTCCCTTCCTGTGTGGTTTTGGTCCTCCAAGAATGATACCGGCAGGCCAATACAACGGTACAATGACTTCCAGCAAGAACAGTCTAGGCACTGTGCAATTAATCAGAATGGCACCAAAATGCAATTGTGATGAAGTATTAAATCCCCAAACAGTTGCTACGCTAActtaaagcaaatgtaaagATCGCCTCTCTCACGTTTTGCTTTCCCGCAGCCCCAgtgggaaagaaatggaaacctTACTGCTAttatggaggaggaggagaagaaggtggtgaaggagaaggtggtggtgaaggagaaggtggtggtgaaggggaagaagagaagatgaaaacGGGGGAGAAGAATAGGAAGAGAAGATGAAGTAGAATCGGAGAAgatgaagaaggaggagaagaagaggagaagaagaaaaagaagagaagaagaaaaggatgagGTGGGAGCAGCAAGTTCGGagcaaagacagagaagaagCTTCCTCCTGTGCTCTCAGGGGTTAGGGTGCTGCTACGGCCACCGCTGGGCTCAGCAGAGTCCGGCAGCTCTTTTCCCGGGCTTtccccagagcagcctgggCCCTCCTCTGGCCCTCCTGCAtccttgctgcagctgagaGCACGGAGGCTTGGAGCAACGGGGAACGGAGCCGTGGCTGCTTGTCCCCCGGAGGCAGCGGATGTATGTGGTGCACCCCGCTTGCGACGGTGGTTTTACCTGTTGTCCCGGGGATCGAGTACTTGGGTCCCGGGCTGGTGAACTGGGCCATGATGGGGCCGCGTGGGCGATGAGGTCTCCAGGTGCCCACCCAGGCTCCGTCCACGTCGGAGGTGGCTACCGAGCCTACGGCAAGAGCGGGAGAGTTGCCGAGGGGCTTCCCTGGCGGAGACCCGGCGTGAAACCTCCCCGGGAGGAGCAGCAACGCTTCACCTTTCTCCGCCTTGGCCATCGGACTGGGTGCAGGATGAGCTTGTCGCCCGCTGCAGCTCTCGGTCGCAGAGCACGGCGAGAGCGAGGGCAGGCAGCGATCGCGCAGGAGAGGTTGTGGTCTCGGCTGCCAGGTGGCCTTGGGGAGAGGCCTCGGCTTGTCACGGAGACGCCCGGTGACGTCATAGAGCTCCGGGCGCCTGTCGTATGGGCTGTTGCATCATACGGCTGACGGGGAGCTGGGGACGTCCAGCTGGCAGGGCCAGACCTTGATGAGGTCTGCACAGCAGAAACATGCAACGAGGGAAAAAGTGATgtgatttctgtgtttaatcTGGCAGCCTTGTGTTCTTATACTGTTGGGCTGACATAATAAGATGAACGTAGCTTTGAACACCCGGAACTTCTTTTTCGTGTCCTATTTTCCAGGCGTCCCTTAACCTACGGTTTTCCTCCTAGGGAGGGTGAGTCGGGCCCGGTGTTAGTCAGCAGAATTTGCTGCTGGGGGCTCTCAGGTAGCGAGGTTTAGGAATACCTCTGTGGCGCCGCTTTTGGGAGTTTCTCCTTGGAAATCGAGGCAAGAGAGCCCTTTCCCAAGGTGCAGAAGACACGGCGTAGACTTGTGTGCACTTTCTAGGTCATGCAAGTAAAGCCAGATGCCAGCCAGAGATCGGGAGCGTGTTCACATTTCTCCCCGATAAGTCAAATGCCCCATTTTTCATGGGTTTCTCATAGGAATAAGAATTGCGAGCGGGCACAGAAGGGTTTCTGTACTGGGCCTGGCTGGGATACAGGTAATTTTTTTGTCATCGCAGCCTGCACGGTGCTGTTTTCAGCGTTGGTAGCACACCGATGTttagctactgctgagcagtgcttatgCAGAACCAAggtcttctctgtttctcactctgctgcCCCAGCgagctggctgggaggggacacagcagagACAGCTGCCCCGAGCTGACCGAAGGGGTACCACGGTCCATACCGCGTAGTGTCATGCTCAGCAAGAAAACCGGGACTGGCGGAGTCTTTCCAAGGCAGCCATTGCACCAAGATGGCTGGGCATCTGCCTGCTGGTGAGAGGTGGTCGGTGGTTGCTGTCACATCCGttggtttccttttttgttcccTGCActtgttaaactgtctttatctcgactCCCTTAGGTCACAGCCTAAGGAAACCGGAGCTTCCTGGGTCTCAGAGCAATTCTAGAGCTACAGTGGCGACAGACATCAACTCTAGATCAGATAGTACATGCCAACGCTCATCACTGACCCAAGAAGACATGCTCCTCCTGTCCTACCCAAGGGTTTCAGGTCCAACACACTTTCTTCCTAAAGCAGGACGCTACCTTATTTACTTGTAACACCATTCCTACGTTCCTTGAGATGGGGCTAGAGGTAGGTTACGCAAGCCATCAAGCCACTGTTTGGGAGCACCAGAGCCTTTTGGGTACTGTTTGTTACCACAGTTTGCGTGAGAAGGAAACTAAAACACAGAATAGACGGCGAGAAATTCAACCTGCCATGGAGATAGCTACAGGGAACAAGTACGATTGGGACCAAGTCCTTTTTCTCAGGGGAAAAGCACACACCAAATAAATAATTGCTGAACAGACCAATACAATTCAAGTTAAACAGGAAAGAACCAGCAGATTTGAGGAGCACAGCATAAGAACTGACTACCACAATACTTGCTTTGTATAGTACTAAAGCATAAACCCACTATACATACACAAAAAGTGTATGTATTACATAAACATATAGTTCCTGTAA from Aquila chrysaetos chrysaetos chromosome 20, bAquChr1.4, whole genome shotgun sequence includes these protein-coding regions:
- the LOC115333252 gene encoding outer dense fiber protein 3-like — its product is MAKAEKGEALLLLPGRFHAGSPPGKPLGNSPALAVGSVATSDVDGAWVGTWRPHRPRGPIMAQFTSPGPKYSIPGTTGYLVHNPTKAKAPAYTFQRAKPPGTDSCSPGPRYYVQPSITRNGKYVAPAQHMGGLPKITTEVTPGPSDYSTDKANQHLYKCAPAPSMAFRHKAVKTNETPGPGTYTLPRLVGPNTAYTHASPCYSMKGKSKHNGFAEDLAKTPGPAAFPKVEVDTYKNRAPAYTMGSRSGIGGDTRVKPGPADYCPGKVTLTKPQAPAPTFGLRHSLYTTPLLSLQ